In the Ornithinimicrobium pratense genome, TCAGCTCCCCATACCGTCGGGCCCGGCAGACGGCCGAGATCGTCGTCGAGGGTCTGGACCTGCCCCTCGTCGTCGACGAACGAGTTCGGGAGCGGGACCTCGGCGCCTTCGACGGGATGACCTGGATCGGCATCGAGCAGGAGCACGCGGACGAGTCCCGTCGGCGTCAACGGGTCGGCAAGTACTACTACCGTCCGCCCGGCGGCGAGAGCTGGGTGGACGTGGTGCAGCGGGTGCGGCAGATCCTGCTCGAGCTGCAGGAGAGGTATGCCGGGGAGCGGCTGTGGGTGTTCTCCCACCAGGCCACGGTCATGAGCTTCCGGGTGGCCGTGGAGGGGCTAGGGGAGGCTGAGGTGTTGGCCGCCGACAAGAAGACGCCGCTGGCGAACTGCTCGACGACTGTCTATCGCGCCGGCGACGACGGCCTTGAGCTGGTGACCTACGGCGACACGACGGCGGTCGACCGGGCCGGTGAGGATGTGACCCACGAGCCGTCGCACGGGGCCGGCGACGGGCAGGACGAGAGCCACCAGAGCTCCCGGCGCGCCGCGGGG is a window encoding:
- a CDS encoding histidine phosphatase family protein, yielding MTTTRESLESASEARGLAELVLVRHGESMGNLADRAALDAGEAYIDIDVRDADVELSETGIEQAQAVRDYLRSLPEDRRPTAVLSSPYRRARQTAEIVVEGLDLPLVVDERVRERDLGAFDGMTWIGIEQEHADESRRRQRVGKYYYRPPGGESWVDVVQRVRQILLELQERYAGERLWVFSHQATVMSFRVAVEGLGEAEVLAADKKTPLANCSTTVYRAGDDGLELVTYGDTTAVDRAGEDVTHEPSHGAGDGQDESHQSSRRAAGQGR